A stretch of Castanea sativa cultivar Marrone di Chiusa Pesio chromosome 2, ASM4071231v1 DNA encodes these proteins:
- the LOC142625976 gene encoding heptahelical transmembrane protein 4-like isoform X1, translated as MSEGLRNGEEMKASSEAMENSPTHSSKEGKGKRFWKKVKYQLVEYHSLPAYLKDNEFIVGHYRPEWPLKQILLSMFTIHNETLNVWTHLIGFFLFLSLTIYTATKVPSIDLHSLQHFPDVLKKADLHKLHAELMTCLPSLPNMPDLHKLREEVKTTLPSMDILPSLSGWHVMELLYNCLPERFSSGNYTDVCVLRSMKEDVENIVAPLLVRPITRWPFFAFLGGAMFCLLSSSTCHLLSCHSERLSYILLRLDYAGIAALISTSFFPPVYYSFMCSPFFCNLYLGFITLLGITTVLFSLLPVFQTPKFRTVRASLFCGMGFSGVAPILHKLILFWGQPEVLHTTGYELLMGAFYGLGAVVYATRIPERWMPGKFDIAGQSHQLFHVLVVAGAYTHYRAGLVYLRWRDLQGCSQ; from the exons ATGAGTGAAGGTCTTCGAAATGGTGAGGAAATGAAAGCTTCCTCTGAAGCAATGGAGAATTCTCCAACACATTCTTCAAAGGAGGGGAAAGGGAAGAGATTTTGGAAGAAGGTGAAATACCAGCTGGTTGAGTACCACTCATTGCCTGCGTATTTGAAGGACAATGAGTTCATTGTGGGCCATTACCGCCCTGAATGGCCATTGAAGCAGATCTTGCTTAGCATGTTCACCATTCACAATGAGACACTAAACGTTTGGAC GCATTTGATTGggttcttcctcttcctttccCTGACCATATACACTGCGACAAAGGTTCCAAGTATTGATCTTCACTCTCTACAACATTTTCCTGATGTTCTAAAAAAGGCTGACCTGCACAAACTGCATGCGGAACTTATGACATGCCTCCCTTCCTTGCCCAACATGCCTGATCTGCACAAACTTAGGGAGGAGGTAAAGACTACATTGCCTTCAATGGATATTCTTCCATCACTCTCGGGTTGGCATGTTATGGAACTCCTATATAATTGTTTGCCTGAGCGATTTTCCAGTGGCAACTATACAGATGTTTGTGTTTTG CGTAGCATGAAGGAAGACGTGGAAAACATTGTAGCACCCTTGCTGGTTAGACCAATCACGCGGTGGCCATTTTTTGCATTCTTAGGTGGGGCCATGTTTTGCTTGCTATCTAGCAGCACTTGCCACCTCCTTTCTTGCCACTCTGAGCGCCTATCATACATCCTTCTCAGGCTTGATTATGCTGGAATTGCTGCCCTTATATCTACCTCCTTCTTTCCTCCTGTCTACTACTCCTTCATGTGCAGCCCCTTCTTCTGTAACCTCTACTTGGGATTTATAACTCTCTTGGGAATTACTACAGTTTTGTTTTCTCTCCTGCCAGTCTTTCAAACCCCTAAGTTCCGCACCGTTCGTGCAAGTCTCTTTTGTGGCATGGGTTTCTCTGGGGTAGCACCAATCCTGCACAAGCTTATCTTGTTCTGGGGCCAACCTGAGGTTCTCCACACAACTGGATATGAGCTGCTGATGGGGGCTTTCTATGGTCTTGGAGCAGTGGTTTATGCCACAAGGATTCCTGAACGATGGATGCCTGGGAAATTCGACATTGCAGGGCAAAGCCACCAACTATTTCATGTGCTAGTAGTTGCTGGAGCCTACACTCATTATCGGGCAGGGTTAGTTTATCTCCGATGGCGTGATCTTCAAGGTTGTTCACAGTGA
- the LOC142626362 gene encoding glycosyltransferase 6-like, whose protein sequence is MAKSTTCVCLANTFLFLSLVLFLLLLHLWTLSSFYSPIPIIHSPFTKAKSEPQLEPDGVVGSPNCAAHELCDPPEKSFYDNPGLSYSIEKPMKNWDEKRSDWLKQHPSFAAGARDRILVVTGSQPLPCENPIGDHLLLRLFKNKVDYCRIHGYDIFYNNAYLHPKMDSYWAKFPVVRAAMLAHPEVEWIWWIDSDAVFTDMEFKVPLHRYNNIDHNLVVYGWPNLVYEDKGNKSSTSLNAGVFMIRNCQWSMDLVNDWAEMGPNSPNYKKWGQIQLSTFKDKTYPQSDDQSALIYLLFKKKDKWGNKTYVENEYYFQGYWVEIVKTYDNISEGYKEVEIWEPKLRRRHAEKLSEYYAKLREPYLEDAGYKKRWRPFVTHFTGCQQCNGNHNPMYVGDTCWIEMQKALNFADNQVLRNYGFVRPDLMNSSFVSPLPFDYPA, encoded by the exons ATGGCGAAATCCACAACATGTGTCTGTCTCGCCAATACATTTCTCTTTCTTAGTTTagtactttttcttcttcttctacaccTTTGGACCTTATCATCCTTCTATAGCCCCATCCCTATCATTCACTCTCCTTTCACCAAAGCCAAAAGCGAACCTCAACTTGAACCAGATGGGGTTGTTGGTTCACCAAATTGTGCTGCACATGAACTCTGCGACCCACCTGAGAAATCGTTTTATGACAACCCTGGACTGAGCTACTCGATTGAGAAACCAATGAAGAACTGGGACGAGAAGAGAAGTGATTGGCTGAAGCAACACCCATCATTTGCTGCAGGAGCACGTGATCGCATCCTAGTTGTCACGGGATCACAACCGTTGCCTTGTGAGAACCCAATCGGTGATCATTTGTTGTTAAGGCTTTTCAAGAACAAGGTTGACTATTGTCGAATCCACGGCTACGATATTTTCTACAACAACGCTTACTTGCACCCCAAGATGGACTCTTATTGGGCCAAATTTCCGGTAGTCCGGGCCGCCATGCTAGCCCACCCAGAGGTTGAATGGATTTGGTGGATTGATTCCGACGCGGTATTCACTGATATGGAATTTAAGGTTCCATTACACAGGTACAACAACATT GACCATAATCTGGTTGTTTATGGTTGGCCCAATTTGGTCTACGAGGATAAAGGTAACAAGAGTAGTACGAGCCTTAATGCGGGAGTGTTCATGATTAGGAATTGTCAATGGTCCATGGACTTGGTGAATGATTGGGCTGAAATGGGCCCAAATAGCCCAAACTACAAGAAATGGGGCCAGATCCAGTTATCAACTTTTAAAGACAAGACATACCCACAGTCAGATGACCAGTCGGCTttgatttatttactatttaagaaaaaagacaaatggGGGAACAAGACTTACGTAGAGAACGAGTACTACTTTCAAGGGTACTGGGTAGAAATAGTGAAAACATATGATAACATCAGCGAGGGGTACAAAGAGGTTGAGATATGGGAGCCCAAGTTAAGGAGGAGACACGCAGAGAAACTCAGCGAGTATTATGCTAAGTTGAGGGAGCCATATCTGGAAGACGCTGGATATAAGAAGAGGTGGAGGCCCTTTGTCACGCATTTCACCGGGTGTCAGCAATGTAATGGGAACCATAATCCTATGTACGTTGGGGACACGTGTTGGATTGAAATGCAAAAGGCTTTGAATTTCGCAGACAATCAGGTGCTTCGCAACTATGGTTTTGTACGCCCTGATCTAATGAATTCTTCCTTTGTATCTCCTCTACCGTTTGATTATCCGGCTTGA
- the LOC142625976 gene encoding heptahelical transmembrane protein 4-like isoform X2 yields MSEGLRNGEEMKASSEAMENSPTHSSKEGKGKRFWKKVKYQLVEYHSLPAYLKDNEFIVGHYRPEWPLKQILLSMFTIHNETLNVWTHLIGFFLFLSLTIYTATKVPSIDLHSLQHFPDVLKKADLHKLHAELMTCLPSLPNMPDLHKLREERSMKEDVENIVAPLLVRPITRWPFFAFLGGAMFCLLSSSTCHLLSCHSERLSYILLRLDYAGIAALISTSFFPPVYYSFMCSPFFCNLYLGFITLLGITTVLFSLLPVFQTPKFRTVRASLFCGMGFSGVAPILHKLILFWGQPEVLHTTGYELLMGAFYGLGAVVYATRIPERWMPGKFDIAGQSHQLFHVLVVAGAYTHYRAGLVYLRWRDLQGCSQ; encoded by the exons ATGAGTGAAGGTCTTCGAAATGGTGAGGAAATGAAAGCTTCCTCTGAAGCAATGGAGAATTCTCCAACACATTCTTCAAAGGAGGGGAAAGGGAAGAGATTTTGGAAGAAGGTGAAATACCAGCTGGTTGAGTACCACTCATTGCCTGCGTATTTGAAGGACAATGAGTTCATTGTGGGCCATTACCGCCCTGAATGGCCATTGAAGCAGATCTTGCTTAGCATGTTCACCATTCACAATGAGACACTAAACGTTTGGAC GCATTTGATTGggttcttcctcttcctttccCTGACCATATACACTGCGACAAAGGTTCCAAGTATTGATCTTCACTCTCTACAACATTTTCCTGATGTTCTAAAAAAGGCTGACCTGCACAAACTGCATGCGGAACTTATGACATGCCTCCCTTCCTTGCCCAACATGCCTGATCTGCACAAACTTAGGGAGGAG CGTAGCATGAAGGAAGACGTGGAAAACATTGTAGCACCCTTGCTGGTTAGACCAATCACGCGGTGGCCATTTTTTGCATTCTTAGGTGGGGCCATGTTTTGCTTGCTATCTAGCAGCACTTGCCACCTCCTTTCTTGCCACTCTGAGCGCCTATCATACATCCTTCTCAGGCTTGATTATGCTGGAATTGCTGCCCTTATATCTACCTCCTTCTTTCCTCCTGTCTACTACTCCTTCATGTGCAGCCCCTTCTTCTGTAACCTCTACTTGGGATTTATAACTCTCTTGGGAATTACTACAGTTTTGTTTTCTCTCCTGCCAGTCTTTCAAACCCCTAAGTTCCGCACCGTTCGTGCAAGTCTCTTTTGTGGCATGGGTTTCTCTGGGGTAGCACCAATCCTGCACAAGCTTATCTTGTTCTGGGGCCAACCTGAGGTTCTCCACACAACTGGATATGAGCTGCTGATGGGGGCTTTCTATGGTCTTGGAGCAGTGGTTTATGCCACAAGGATTCCTGAACGATGGATGCCTGGGAAATTCGACATTGCAGGGCAAAGCCACCAACTATTTCATGTGCTAGTAGTTGCTGGAGCCTACACTCATTATCGGGCAGGGTTAGTTTATCTCCGATGGCGTGATCTTCAAGGTTGTTCACAGTGA